One Cryptomeria japonica unplaced genomic scaffold, Sugi_1.0 HiC_scaffold_81, whole genome shotgun sequence DNA window includes the following coding sequences:
- the LOC131864267 gene encoding agmatine hydroxycinnamoyltransferase 1-like, which yields MKVLRGEGVLIKPCAGKDQRELVELNNFDLIAHPMYVKLVYVFQAPTPSSEVLKEGLAKVLAEFREWAGRYTKETPSGCLGINLNDEGVLVIEAEADGTIVNAMPFDPSSFLLELVPPTSTVVNELLLLQFTRFTCGGLVIGLARHHHVADGKAATFFMNSWAKIVGGECILPPLHDRSLLKARDPPQPCFEHYESNTVNHEHSPILSTLTTKKFHFDAMFLQKLKSKVNGSDPSKKPYTTFEILVAHMWKCITKARGLDGDVKTKASIPVGGRRRLNPPLPEEYFGNVVYESFAQSIASEIINGSLEFISELIHKSVTKVDDNFIHSAIDFFEMRKSMLGPRSLNDRTDVFPVSWMKFPMHHFHFGVGGPVYVGPSLVLMEGLLILYDSCGKEGGVEVMVCLSKADMNVLEQNWFQV from the exons atgAAAGTGTTGAGAGGCGAAGGTGTGTTGATCAAACCCTGTGCGGGTAAAGATCAGCGTGAGCTTGTTGAGCTAAACAATTTTGATTTGATTGCACACCCAATGTACGTGAAGCTCGTGTATGTTTTCCAAGCTCCTACCCCGAGCTCAGAGGTGTTGAAGGAAGGACTGGCCAAAGTTCTGGCGGAGTTCAGAGAATGGGCAGGGAGATACACGAAAGAAACACCGAGTGGGTGCCTTGGCATCAATCTGAATGACGAGGGTGTGCTTGTCATAGAAGCCGAAGCAGATGGAACAATAGTAAATGCAATGCCCTTCGATCCCTCTTCATTCCTCCTTGAGTTGGTGCCACCCACATCCACCGTGGTCAATGAGCTTTTACTCCTGCAG TTTACTCGATTTACTTGTGGAGGGTTGGTGATAGGCCTAGCTCGTCATCATCATGTTGCAGACGGAAAAGCAGCTACTTTTTTCATGAACTCGTGGGCAAAAATTGTTGGAGGAGAGTGTATTCTACCTCCACTACATGACCGATCTCTATTAAAAGCAAGAGATCCTCCCCAGCCATGTTTTGAGCATTATGAATCTAATACTGTAAACCATGAGCACTCTCCAATACTGTCCACTCTAACCACAAAAAAGTTTCATTTTGATGCAATGTTTTTACAGAAACTCAAGTCGAAGGTAAATGGATCTGATCCATCAAAAAAACCCTATACTACTTTTGAAATCCTTGTTGCCCATATGTGGAAATGTATTACAAAAGCTCGAGGCCTTGATGGGGATGTAAAAACAAAAGCTAGCATTCCCGTGGGTGGAAGAAGAAGGTTGAATCCTCCGTTGCCTGAAGAATACTTTGGTAATGTTGTCTATGAATCATTTGCTCAATCTATTGCATCAGAGATCATAAATGGGTCTTTAGAATTTATTTCAGAGTTGATACATAAGTCAGTTACCAAGGTTGATGATAATTTTATACATTCAGCGATTGATTTTTTTGAGATGAGGAAATCAATGTTAGGGCCACGGAGCCTTAATGATAGAACTGATGTATTCCCAGTAAGTTGGATGAAATTTCCTATGcatcattttcattttggagtGGGTGGCCCAGTGTATGTAGGTCCTTCATTAGTGCTGATGGAAGGCCTTTTAATTTTGTATGATTCCTGCGGTAAAGAGGGAGGCGTAGAAGTCATGGTTTGCTTGTCAAAAGCAGATATGAATGTACTTGAACAGAATTGGTTTCAAGTTTGA